Proteins from a genomic interval of Crassostrea angulata isolate pt1a10 chromosome 7, ASM2561291v2, whole genome shotgun sequence:
- the LOC128155963 gene encoding uncharacterized protein LOC128155963, with the protein MCIRCRTTVLLFIIYLSRTCVDASCSNPDDVRDVTATSAARRIYFPFNDAPSSSYDVCYDWRITGQPGELLELFLIQTTQYDQPCTVGRSCLRIFDGYNYSAVFGFRKMYEEDGNVTEALRLAYPAHQSVFIRFFTYENSSFLLQHKSRGDIDDGGFSSKDKKSLGIALTSCAVAVIAIVIAIFTVLVCSRTKDKETTGSESGLVPERSRREPDNLSRLFEARPSRQNMSAL; encoded by the exons ATGTGCATACGTTGTAGAACAACTGTTTTGCTTTTTATTATATATCTATCACGTACAT GTGTAGATGCATCATGCAGCAATCCAGATGATGTCCGTGACGTCACGGCAACGTCAGCAGCCAGACGAATTTATTTTCCATTCAATGATGCTCCATCTTCATC gTATGACGTGTGTTACGACTGGAGAATCACGGGACAGCCCGGGGAGCTGTTGGAGTTGTTCCTGATCCAGACCACACAGTACGACCAGCCGTGTACGGTGGGCAGGTCCTGTCTCCGGATATTTGACG GTTACAATTACTCGGCGGTGTTCGGATTCAGGAAGATGTACGAGGAGGACGGTAATGTGACCGAGGCCCTGCGCCTGGCCTACCCCGCCCACCAGTCTGTGTTCATCCGATTCTTTACCTACGAAAACAGCAGCTTCCTTCTCCAGCATAAATCAAGGGGTGACATAG ATGATGGTGGGTTTAGTAGCAAAGACAAGAAGTCCCTTGGAATAGCTCTGACGTCATGCGCAGTAGCCGTAATCGCCATCGTCATAGCAATTTTCACAGTACTTGTATGCAGCAGGACCAAAGATAAGGAGACAACGGGCAGTGAATCTGGGCTGGTTCCCGAGAGGAGCAGGAGGGAACCAGACAACTTGAGCAGGCTGTTCGAGGCGAGGCCGAGTAGACAAAATATGTCTGCTCTTTGA